In Arachis hypogaea cultivar Tifrunner chromosome 2, arahy.Tifrunner.gnm2.J5K5, whole genome shotgun sequence, a genomic segment contains:
- the LOC112758857 gene encoding metacaspase-1-like: MASRNERCSHCGTTLVVPSEVHVFKCALCHGITHSRPPSIMGPLSHAYNSVSHVADRFRGFINTITNNNNPRFGYNNYYYPPNPYHHQSLRPCSSYPSMMMTPNSYGPKRAVLCGICYHGRSYRLRGSVTDVKCMRYFLMNKFGFPSDSILMLTDDKEERNPLRIPTRCNIEMALRWLIEGSKSGDSLVFFFSGHGTQELDLNMDEIDGYDEAICPLDFEYQGKILDDEINATIVRPLPHGAKLHAIFDACHSGTLLDLPFFCKINREGFYIWEDHRRPRIFKGTNGGLAICISACDDGQVSVDTSALSGREVTGALTYSLIKAMENNEHGLTYGHLLNAMRSTIRATKTGIVGLNNGPIASLLNTLLGLKITQVPQLSSSEMFDIYAKQFVI; the protein is encoded by the exons ATGGCAAGTAGAAATGAAAGGTGTAGCCATTGTGGAACAACATTAGTGGTTCCATCAGAGGTTCATGTCTTCAAATGTGCACTATGCCATGGAATCACACATTCTAGACCACCCTCAATAATGGGTCCATTGAGCCATGCATACAATTCTGTTTCTCATGTTGCAGATAGGTTTAGAGGCTTCATAAACACTATAACTAACAACAACAATCCGAGATTTGGTtataacaattattattatcctcCAAATCCTTACCATCATCAATCATTAAGGCCATGTTCTTCATACCCTTCTATGATGATGACTCCAAATTCATATGGTCCAAAGAGAGCAGTGTTATGTGGAATTTGCTACCATGGAAGGAGTTATAGGCTTAGGGGATCTGTGACTGATGTAAAGTGTATGAGATATTTTCTTATGAACAAGTTTGGTTTTCCAAGTGACTCTATTCTCATGCTCACAG ATGATAAGGAGGAAAGAAATCCACTAAGAATTCCAACAAGATGCAACATTGAAATGGCATTAAGGTGGTTGATTGAGGGTAGCAAGTCAGGGGACTCATTAGTGTTCTTCTTCTCAGGACATGGAACACAAGAATTGGACCTTAACATGGATGAGATTGATGGCTATGATGAAGCAATTTGCCCTCTTGATTTTGAGTACCAAGGCAAGATTCTTGATGATGAGATCAATGCCACAATTGTTAGGCCACTACCTCATGGTGCTAAACTCCATGCAATTTTTGATGCATGCCATAGTGGCACCCTTCTTGATTTGCCATTTTTTTGCAAGATAAACAG GGAAGGGTTTTATATATGGGAGGATCACAGGCGTCCAAGAATTTTTAAAGGGACAAATGGAGGGCTTGCAATTTGTATTTCAGCTTGTGATGATGGTCAAGTCTCAGTAGATACCTCT GCCTTAAGTGGAAGAGAAGTAACTGGTGCCTTGACTTATAGCTTGATCAAAGCAATGGAAAATAATGAACATGGATTAACATATGGTCACTTGCTCAATGCAATGCGTTCAACCATTCGTGCAACCAAAACAGGCATAGTTGGTTTAAATAATGGTCCTATTGCTTCATTGCTAAATACACTTCTTGGCCTAAAAATTACTCAG
- the LOC112758867 gene encoding fructose-bisphosphate aldolase 8, cytosolic-like, translating to MSAFKSKYQDELIANATYIGTPGKGILAADESTGTIGKRLSSINVENNEANRRALRELLFTAPGCVQCLSGVIMFEETLYQKTAAGKLFVEVLKENKVLTGIKVDKGTIELPGTNGETTTQGLDDLGQRCKKYYEAGARFAKWRAVLKIGANEPTPHAIHENAYGLARYAAICQENGLVPIVEPEILSDGSHDINKCADVTERVLAACYKALSDHHVLLEGTLLKPNMVTPGADSARVKPEVIAEHTVRALLRTVPAAVPAIVFLSGGQSEEEATVNLNAMNMLKGKKPWSLTFSYGRALQQSTLKAWAGKAENIPKAQAALLTRCKANSQATMGTYKGDANIDGASESLHVKDYKY from the exons ATGTCTGCCTTCAAGAGCAAGTACCAAG ATGAGTTGATTGCAAATGCCACATATATTGGGACGCCGGGGAAGGGTATCCTCGCGGCGGATGAATCAACCGGCACCATCGGAAAGCGTCTATCCAGCATCAATGTTGAGAACAACGAGGCCAACCGCCGCGCCCTCCGCGAGCTCCTCTTCACGGCTCCCGGCTGCGTTCAGTGCCTCAGTGGTGTCATCATGTTTGAGGAAACTCTCTATCAAAAAACTGCTGcag GAAAACTGTTTGTGGAAGTATTGAAGGAAAACAAGGTACTGACTGGGATCAAAGTAGACAAAGGAACAATTGAACTTCCAGGAACAAACGGTGAAACCACAACACAAGGCTTAGACGACCTTGGTCAACGCTGCAAGAAGTACTACGAAGCCGGCGCAAGGTTTGCAAAATGGCGCGCCGTTCTCAAGATCGGCGCCAACGAGCCGACACCTCACGCCATCCACGAGAACGCCTACGGCTTGGCTCGTTACGCCGCCATATGCCAAGAGAACGGACTGGTTCCCATCGTGGAGCCGGAGATCCTCTCCGATGGCTCGCATGACATTAACAAGTGTGCTGACGTCACGGAGAGAGTTCTGGCGGCGTGTTACAAGGCCTTGAGCGACCATCATGTGCTTCTAGAAGGTACTCTCTTGAAGCCTAACATGGTGACTCCCGGTGCCGATTCGGCGAGGGTGAAGCCGGAGGTTATCGCAGAGCATACTGTTAGGGCGTTGTTGAGGACTGTGCCGGCCGCCGTTCCCGCCATCGTGTTCTTGTCTGGAGGACAGAGTGAGGAGGAAGCAACTGTTAACCTCAATGCCATGAACATGCTCAAGG GGAAGAAGCCATGGTCACTAACATTCTCTTATGGAAGAGCACTTCAGCAAAGTACTCTTAAGGCTTGGGCTGGCAAAGCAGAGAACATTCCTAAGGCACAAGCTGCATTGCTCACTAGGTGCAAGGCTAACTCACAAGCAACCATGGGAACTTACAAGGGTGATGCTAACATCGACGGCGCCTCCGAATCCCTCCATGTCAAGGACTACAAATACTAA